A window of the Saccharomyces eubayanus strain FM1318 chromosome II, whole genome shotgun sequence genome harbors these coding sequences:
- the STU1 gene encoding Stu1p produces the protein MSSFNNETNNNSNTNAHPNEAFPLYTVFKDDSVPIEEKLSLLTRFKGHVKKELVNESSIQAYFTALLFVSRHYTYRSYPRLITLSHSSLCYLIKRVAMQSPEQFNDMLVEELLNHLIFELPNEKKFWLPSIKAIEAIYLVNPLKIQAILASFLQRPNENQSEDDLNRIKSTLLTIDELIQINEKNNSNHLQLLRFFMLSFTNLLNNNLNEHANDDNNNIVIELIFDIMYKYLKNDEGNSQDLMSGFLNDLELGKFKQKFLSLTKSQDQDQSQEDKSALFDEDYEFQLLLNEAKLPQLSNNLSNKDPSAKKNYDSLNLLQQDLEGLLVPFQNIKETEQNWKSRQSNVVELDKIISGNVPKDNPEEFVTIMKEVQLIELISRATSSLRTTLSLAALLFLKRLIHILNDHLPLSILDQIFTIFKNLLSSTKKISSQTAFHCLITLIIDINHFHNKLFQLSFLLINEKTVTPRFCSAILLRSFLVKFNDTNLSSGNSNTTSPTSKLENNLIYIEEWLKKGISDSQTTVREAMRLTFWYFYKCYPANAKKLLNSSFTPQLKKATELTIPAHLNINYQLSRVPSTASATASATMSRLYSQSSNSSSRRVSLLEQKRHFPSYAQPTQSSSTSLLNLPAVAAGGGVIANKLSNKFKTNLRSTSEYSSKENEKRSRHHDTSNPTTNTNTNNGNNPVKRKVSAPPSSIASSKANENYGVLEDFSSNQIDLTDELSNSYSNTLMKKYMDKNDISISSSPKPSKISNKTGEYEDFYKRFNDASSSTQFKDMLQFLQKELLLAPQHSSSPPSTKKLEISKIMEKLHQIMIKSPHDFKPFLNIPNFIKQVPLNYLLELYSINNFDCAEILKNETDSESPSQTANLIISIVELFNFINSNNCTPDSKLYYMKYKTTFFNYNFTLLLELFRGLNNTNDGTLRLCIKDLIPKTLTSLFKIYGKEFDYTLYSNLTFEIYKFDKEGFSTLLTDFEIVSTKMKICRELEKKDPDFKIEKIISRESSVNFTPIDENKLEKDDDLDEEADENDVKKYMEMTMINPFKNLGSDKTLELKNNMDQKRSSSTNSVVIHDDIEKDKKLSEMTKIVSVYQLDQPNSVKEEDDQDMETSLKSDLNLSEIFQNGNDAEKRLKEDNEPTVKFSTEPPKIINEPGKPAVKKHIETENENGSENEKLNLETMSPIKIDRDENMDRKQKNSLKRERDPVLTEQDINSKKIKLETGKRSEKVHFPIMNDFPKDSLTLYEISHLLMVDSIGNSSMDFDVYFNHMLKAINRIKSGSFTMKHVNYLIEPLIICFQNTKMINWLLSENGFDELLAVAVMLLKATDDKPSIPSKISSKSIILVHNLLVWKKFLNKECGNPDDDGVSLRISFEEVWDQILLMLNKLSDYGNEIYKLAQEFRDNLMQSHYFKKHSATRILSMLVTEIQPETAGVKETFLIETLSKMLLSPTIRTQLKKSNISEIIQTMSYFITGSDNTSWNFTSAMVLAHSLRHLQSVLDCNEQETEQLFDCLPKDVFRMIMFIASNE, from the coding sequence ATGTCGTCCTTTAATAACGaaaccaacaacaacagcaacacTAATGCGCATCCGAACGAAGCCTTCCCGCTGTACACCGTGTTCAAGGACGATTCCGTACCCATCGAGGAAAAACTATCGCTCCTCACGCGGTTCAAAGGCCACGTAAAGAAGGAACTCGTTAATGAGTCGTCAATCCAGGCCTATTTCACTGCGTTACTGTTCGTTTCCAGGCACTACACCTACCGCTCATACCCGCGCTTAATAACCCTATCGCACTCATCCCTTTGCTACCTCATCAAACGTGTAGCCATGCAGTCTCCTGAACAGTTCAATGACATGCTTGTTGAAGAATTACTAAACCATCTAATTTTCGAACTGCCCAACGAGAAAAAGTTTTGGCTGCCTTCTATCAAGGCCATCGAAGCCATCTATCTGGTGAACCCATTGAAGATCCAAGCTATTCTCGCGAGTTTCTTACAAAgaccaaatgaaaatcaaagCGAAGACGATTTGAACAGGATAAAGTCCACTCTACTGACCATCGATGAACTGATCCAGATTAACGAGAAAAACAACTCAAACCATTTGCAATTACTACGATTCTTCATGCTTTCGTTCACCaatcttttgaacaatAATCTAAATGAACACGCAAATgacgacaacaacaacataGTCATTGAacttatttttgatataatGTACAAATACTTGAAGAATGATGAGGGAAACTCACAAGATTTGATGAGTGGATTCCTTAATGATTTAGAATTGGGGAagttcaaacaaaaattcttgaGTTTAACAAAATCGCAAGACCAGGATCAGTCACAGGAAGACAAGTCCGCGTTGTTTGACGAGGATTATGAATTCCAACTGTTACTAAATGAGGCGAAATTGCCGCAGTTGTCAAACAATCTAAGCAACAAAGATCCATCCgcgaagaaaaattatgaCTCTTTGAATCTATTACAACAGGACTTGGAAGGTTTGCTGGTCCCGTTTCAAAACATAAAGGAAACTGAACAAAACTGGAAATCAAGACAGTCAAATGTAGTCGAACTAGACAAGATCATATCTGGAAATGTTCCTAAGGACAATCCAGAAGAATTCGTCACCATAATGAAAGAAGTGCAACTAATAGAACTGATTTCAAGAGCAACTTCATCACTGAGAACAACATTGTCGTTAGCCGCGTTGCTTTTCCTTAAGAGGCTAATACATATCTTGAATGATCATTTGCCTCTATCAATATTAGACCAGATTTTcaccatcttcaaaaatttattgtcctccaccaaaaaaatttcctCACAAACTGCATTTCATTGTTTGATCACCTTGATCATCGATATAAACCATTTTCATAATAAACTATTCCAATTATCCTTCTTACTGATAAACGAAAAAACTGTTACACCAAGATTCTGCTCTGCCATACTGTTGCGAAGTTTCTTGGTCAAGTTCAATGACACTAATCTCTCATCTGGTAACTCTAATACGACTTCGCCAACTTCCAAGTTGGAAAATAATCTGATATACATTGAAGAATGGTTGAAAAAGGGAATTTCAGATTCACAAACTACCGTAAGAGAGGCGATGAGATTGACCTTTTGGTATTTCTATAAATGTTATCCCGCCAACGCTAAAAAACTACTCAACTCTTCATTTACCCCAcagttgaaaaaagcaaCAGAACTAACAATCCCTGCTCATCTAAACATAAACTATCAGCTTTCAAGAGTGCCATCCACAGCGTCCGCTACAGCGTCCGCCACGATGTCTCGTTTATATTCCCAGTCTTCTAATAGCTCTTCAAGAAGAGTCAGCTTATTAGAACAAAAGAGACACTTCCCAAGTTATGCTCAACCAACACAATCTTCCTCCACCTCTCTACTCAACCTTCCTGCGGTTGCTGCTGGCGGTGGTGTTATTGCTAATAAGCTCTCGAATAAATTTAAAACCAATCTGAGATCAACAAGTGAGTATTCGAgtaaggaaaatgaaaaacgaTCACGTCATCATGATACATCGAACCCCACTACAAACACCAACACCAATAACGGTAATAATCCggtcaaaagaaaagttagCGCCCctccttcttcaattgctagttcaaaagcaaatgaaaattATGGTGTTTTGGAGGATTTTTCCTCAAACCAAATCGATTTAACTGATGAACTATCAAATAGTTACTCCAACActttaatgaagaaatatatGGATAAAAACGACATTTCAATATCATCTTCACCGAAACCTTCGAAAATAAGTAACAAAACCGGTGAATACGAAGACTTTTACAAGAGATTCAATgatgcttcttcttcaacccAGTTTAAAGACATGTTGcaatttttacaaaaagaattattACTGGCTCCACAACATTCATCGTCACCACCGTCGACtaaaaaactggaaataTCCAAAATTATGGAAAAACTACACCAAATTATGATTAAGTCACCACACGATTTCAAACCGTTTTTAAACATACCGAACTTTATAAAGCAAGTTCCTTTAAATTATCTTCTCGAACTATACTCTATTAACAATTTTGATTGTGCGGAGATactaaaaaatgaaaccgATTCTGAAAGCCCTTCTCAGACAGCTAATTTGATTATTTCTATCGTGGAattattcaattttatAAATTCCAATAATTGTACTCCCGATTCAAAATTGTATTATATGAAATATAAAACCACATTCTTCAATTATAACTTTACTTTATTACTTGAGCTTTTCCGCGGTTTGAACAACACAAATGATGGAACTTTGAGGTTATGCATAAAGGATTTAATACCTAAAACTTTAACtagtcttttcaaaatttatGGTAAAGAATTTGACTATACACTTTATTCCAATTTAACTTTTGAGATCTAcaaatttgataaagaGGGCTTTAGTACTTTGTTAACTGATTTCGAGATTGTATCTAccaagatgaaaatttgCCGTGAActagaaaagaaagaccCAGACTtcaaaatagaaaaaattatttcgAGAGAAAGTTCTGTGAATTTCACACcaattgatgaaaacaaattagAGAAAGACGACGATTTGGATGAGGAAGCCGACGAAAATGATGTAAAAAAGTATATGGAAATGACAATGATCAAcccattcaaaaatttagGAAGCGACAAGACCTTGGAGCTGAAGAATAATATGGACCAAAAAAGATCATCAAGCACAAATAGTGTTGTTATTCATGACGACATTGAAAAGGACAAAAAGCTGTCAGAAATGACTAAAATTGTCAGTGTTTATCAATTAGATCAACCAAACTcagtaaaagaagaagatgatcAAGATATGGAAACTTCGTTAAAGTCAGATTTGAATTTAAgtgaaattttccaaaacgGCAATGATGCGGAGAAAAGATTAAAAGAGGATAATGAGCCAACGGTTAAATTTAGTACGGAACCTCCaaaaattataaatgaGCCTGGAAAGCCTGCTGTGAAAAAGCACATTGAAactgaaaatgaaaatggaagtgaaaatgaaaaacttaACTTGGAAACTATGTCaccaataaaaatagataGGGATGAAAATATGGatcgaaaacaaaaaaattccttgaaaagagaaagggACCCGGTTTTAACTGAACAAGATATCAActccaagaaaataaaattggAAACGGGGAAGAGATCAGAGAAAGTACATTTTCCTATCATGAATGACTTTCCAAAGGATTCATTAACTCTATATGAAATTAGTCATCTACTAATGGTCGACTCAATAGGCAACTCTTCGATGGACTTTGATGTTTATTTTAATCATATGTTAAAGGCTATCAACAGAATTAAAAGCGGATCATTCACCATGAAGCATGTAAATTACCTAATCGAACCTTTAATAATCTGTTTCCAAAATACGAAGATGATAAATTGGTTGTTAAGTGAAAACGGCTTTGATGAACTATTAGCTGTGGCTGTCATGCTTCTGAAAGCTACAGATGACAAGCCCTCGATACCATCGAAAATATCCAGTAAATCCATTATTCTCGTCCATAATCTCTTAGTCTggaaaaagtttttgaataaagaatGTGGGAACCCCGACGATGATGGAGTTTCACTAAGAAtatcatttgaagaagtatGGGATCAAATTCTTTTAATGCTCAACAAACTATCA
- the RIB1 gene encoding GTP cyclohydrolase II, with protein sequence MTMDSSNSSSNEISRDKNNNNNNEISDGLPLVQCVARARIPTTQGPDIFLHLYSNDRDNKEHLAIVFGEDIRSRSLFRRRPHETQQDRMIRGAYIGKLYPGRTVADEDDRLGLALEFDERTGELLASTATTWDSHHHTLVRIHSECYTGENAWSARCDCGEQFDRAGRLIACDREPSSNIQGGNGHGVIVYLRQEGRGIGLGEKLKAYNLQDLGADTVQANLMLKHPVDARDFSLGKAILLDLGVANIRLLTNNPEKIKQVEHVPLLKCVERVPMVPIHWTNSSEGIDSKEIEGYLRTKIERMGHLLTEPLKLHTNPQPTETNQKQTQMNSALSSSSTLAI encoded by the coding sequence ATGACCATGGatagcagcaacagcagcagcaacgaGATCAGCAGAgataaaaacaacaacaacaacaacgagATCAGCGACGGCCTACCCTTGGTGCAATGTGTAGCAAGAGCCCGTATACCTACTACGCAGGGTCCGGATATCTTCCTGCATCTATACAGTAATGATCGCGACAACAAAGAGCACTTGGCCATCGTATTTGGTGAGGACATACGGTCACGCTCACTGTTCCGCAGGAGGCCTCACGAGACGCAGCAGGATCGGATGATCAGGGGCGCGTACATCGGCAAGCTTTACCCTGGCAGGACGGTGGCGGACGAGGACGATAGACTCGGGCTGGCACTGGAGTTCGACGAGCGCACAGGCGAGTTGCTGGCCTCCACGGCCACGACCTGGGACTCTCACCATCATACGCTAGTCCGGATACACTCCGAGTGCTACACTGGCGAAAACGCCTGGAGTGCCCGTTGCGACTGTGGAGAGCAGTTTGACAGGGCCGGCAGGCTCATTGCATGCGACCGTGAGCCCTCGAGCAACATTCAAGGCGGAAACGGCCACGGCGTGATCGTGTACCTCAGACAAGAGGGCCGCGGAATCGGGTTGGGTGAGAAGCTCAAGGCATACAATCTGCAGGACTTGGGCGCTGACACAGTGCAGGCTAACCTGATGCTGAAGCACCCCGTGGACGCCCGAGACTTCTCGCTAGGCAAGGCCATCCTGCTGGACCTGGGCGTTGCAAACATCAGACTTTTAACAAACAACCCggaaaagatcaaacaGGTAGAACACGTGCCGCTCCTCAAATGCGTTGAGCGAGTGCCCATGGTGCCTATACACTGGACAAACTCTAGTGAGGGCATAGACTCCAAAGAAATAGAGGGCTACCTCAGAACTAAGATAGAGAGAATGGGCCACCTACTGACGGAGCCCCTGAAACTCCACACGAATCCTCAACCCACTGAGACAAACCAAAAGCAAACCCAAATGAACTCCGCATTGTCATCGTCATCCACTTTGGCAATATAG
- the HEK2 gene encoding Hek2p yields the protein MSQFFESATPVAIPTVNANNGANDAGSPATGAAPAAGAGAQPTINHRLLLSLKEAAKIIGTKGSTISRIRAANSVKIGISEKVPGCSDRILSCAGNIINVANAVGDIVDVLNKKDAEKEDTAAAAEDEGEEHYYFHFLNHILPAPSKDEIRDLQQLENIGYVRLIVANSHISSIIGKAGATIKFLINKHGVKIVASKDFLPDSDERIIEIQGFPGSITNVLIEISEIILNDVDVRFNTERSYFPHLKKSPGEPSSPPASSSTKIELKIPELYVGAIIGRGMNRIKNLKTFTKTNIVVERKDDDDKDENFRKFIITSKFPKNVKLAESMLLKNLNTEIEKRENYKRKLESSEGHAAPAATEHSDFMSSSEEEEEEEKEEEEGQDNEDEQ from the coding sequence ATGTCACAGTTCTTCGAATCCGCTACTCCCGTTGCCATCCCCACAGTCAACGCCAACAATGGCGCCAACGATGCCGGCAGCCCCGCCACCGGCGCTGCTCCCGCAGCTGGGGCTGGCGCCCAGCCCACCATCAACCACAGGCTCTTACTGTCGTTGAAAGAGGCCGCTAAGATCATCGGTACCAAGGGCTCGACCATCTCGCGTATAAGAGCTGCCAATTCCGTCAAGATCGGCATCTCCGAAAAGGTGCCCGGGTGCTCCGACAGGATTCTGTCTTGCGCTGGCAACATAATTAACGTGGCCAACGCCGTCGGCGACATCGTCGACGTGCTCAACAAGAAGGACGCTGAGAAAGAGGACACCGCCGCGGCCGCCGAGGACGAGGGTGAAGAACACTACTATTTCCACTTCTTGAACCATATCTTGCCCGCACCCTCTAAGGACGAGATCAGAGACCTGCAGCAGCTGGAAAACATTGGATACGTCAGACTCATCGTGGCCAACTCCCATATCTCCTCCATTATCGGCAAGGCCGGCGCCACTATCAAGTTCCTGATCAACAAGCACGGCGTCAAGATCGTTGCTTCCAAGGACTTCTTACCCGATAGCGACGAGAGGATCATCGAGATTCAGGGCTTCCCCGGATCCATCACCAACGTGCTCATCGAGATCAGTGAGATTATCTTGAACGATGTTGATGTCAGGTTCAACACCGAGAGGTCCTATTTCCCtcacttgaaaaaatcgcCCGGCGAGCCCTCGTCTCCTCCAGCCTCCTCCAGCACCAAAATCGAATTGAAGATTCCAGAACTGTACGTGGGTGCCATCATTGGCCGTGGCATGAACAGaatcaaaaacttgaagaCCTTCACAAAGACCAATATCGTTGTAGAAAGGaaagacgacgacgacaAGGACGAAAACTTTAGAAAATTCATAATCACGAGTAAATTCCCCAAGAACGTCAAGCTGGCTGAGTCgatgcttttgaaaaacctAAATACCGAGATAGAGAAGCGTGAAAACTACAAGAGAAAACTGGAAAGCTCGGAGGGTCACGCCGCCCCCGCTGCAACTGAACATTCTGACTTCATGTCCTCCtccgaagaagaagaagaggaagaaaaagaggaagaagaaggacaggacaatgaagatgaacaGTAG
- the SHE1 gene encoding She1p: MNDKLQKEHKKNDNTTQFNDFTAPHMSIDFHSNNNSNIIETIGVSKRLGNSVLHELDSRATSKFEFLKDQQQYDENSNSQPQSSSHNINEFFQTKHDSQFGQMESLDTHYMVLHTPKRKSQRAVPQDSSESMKRSRPSHSIQYTTPVVNDITRRIRRLKLRNSLVNGNDIAARARSMQANSNVNSIKNTPLSKPKPFMQKPNFLMPTTNSLNKINPVHPNAHRNAPFSTSASAHSRSKLPKSAPIRDLHSKTRPAERTPTAPGTSSQLKNSVSVFDRLYKQTTFSRSSSMNNLSLDGSAKTSNANAKTRMVKSKTSGSLSSHLKQDATSKNDRPVWR, encoded by the coding sequence ATGAATGataaacttcaaaaagaacataaaaaaaacgatAACACCACGCAATTTAATGATTTTACGGCCCCGCATATGAGTATAGACTTCCattcaaataataatagcaatATCATTGAGACTATTGGCGTTTCCAAACGACTGGGCAATTCAGTACTGCACGAACTGGATTCCAGAGCCACGTCGAAGTTTGAATTTCTAAAAGACCAACAGCAGTACGACGAAAACAGTAACAGCCAACCACAATCGAGCTCGCATAATATCAATGAGTTTTTCCAAACAAAACATGATTCTCAATTTGGTCAGATGGAGTCACTAGACACTCATTATATGGTCTTGCACACGCCAAAGAGGAAATCCCAACGTGCTGTCCCTCAAGACTCATCGGAATCAATGAAGAGGTCAAGGCCGTCACACTCAATTCAATACACTACGCCAGTGGTCAACGATATCACAAGAAGAATACGAAGATTGAAGCTGCGGAACTCACTGGTCAATGGGAATGACATCGCAGCCAGGGCAAGGTCCATGCAAGCAAACTCTAACGTAAACTCAATAAAGAACACGCCGTTGTCAAAGCCCAAACCGTTCATGCAGAAGCCGAACTTTTTAATGCCCACTACAAATTCTTTGAACAAGATCAACCCCGTACATCCTAATGCTCACCGCAATGCTCCCTTCTCTACGTCTGCATCGGCGCATTCACGATCTAAATTGCCCAAATCTGCACCGATAAGAGATTTACATTCTAAGACCAGGCCAGCAGAACGCACGCCAACTGCGCCAGGAACGAGTTCTCAGTTGAAGAATTCAGTTTCTGTTTTTGATAGACTTTACAAGCAAACAACATTCTCTAGGTCATCGTCTATGAACAATTTATCATTAGACGGTTCTGCAAAGACCAGCAATGCGAATGCGAAGACCCGGATGGTGAAAAGTAAGACGAGTGGCTCGTTGTCCAGCCATCTCAAACAAGACGCGACCTCTAAGAATGATAGGCCTGTTTGGCGATGA
- the PET9 gene encoding ADP/ATP carrier protein PET9: MSSNAQINTPLPPAPAPKKESNFLIDFLMGGVSAAVAKTAASPIERVKLLIQNQDEMLKQGTLDRKYGGIVECFKRTAQQEGIISFWRGNTANVIRYFPTQALNFAFKDKIKAMFGFKKEEGYGKWFAGNLASGGAAGALSLMFVYSLDYARTRLAADSKSSKKGGARQFNGLVDVYKKTLKSDGIAGLYRGFLPSVVGIVVYRGLYFGLYDSLKPVLLTGSLEGSFLASFLLGWVVTTGASTCSYPLDTVRRRMMMTSGQAIKYDGAFDCMRKIIAAEGVSSLFKGCGANILRGVAGAGVISMYDQLQMILFGKKFK; encoded by the coding sequence ATGTCTTCCAACGCTCAAATCAACACCCCACTACCACCCGCCCCAGCCCCAAAGAAGGAATCCAATTTCCTGATTGATTTCCTCATGGGTGGTGTCAGTGCCGCCGTCGCCAAGACCGCTGCTTCCCCCATTGAAAGAGTGAAacttttgattcaaaaccAAGATGAAATGTTGAAGCAAGGAACTCTAGACAGAAAATACGGTGGTATCGTGGAATGTTTCAAGAGAACCGCCCAACAAGAAGGTATCATCTCTTTCTGGAGAGGTAACACCGCTAACGTTATCCGTTATTTCCCAACTCAAGCTTTGAATTTCGCTTTCAAGGACAAAATCAAGGCCATGTTCggtttcaagaaagaagaaggttaCGGTAAATGGTTCGCCGGTAATTTGGCATCCGGTGGTGCTGCCGGTGCTTTGTCATTGATGTTTGTCTACTCTTTGGATTACGCAAGAACTAGATTGGCTGCTGACTCTAAATCCTCCAAGAAGGGTGGTGCTCGTCAATTCAACGGGTTGGTCGATGTTTACAAGAAGACTTTGAAATCTGATGGTATCGCTGGTCTTTACAGAGGTTTCTTGCCTTCTGTTGTTGGTATTGTTGTTTACAGAGGTCTATACTTTGGTTTGTACGATTCCTTGAAGCCTGTATTGTTGACTGGTTCTTTGGAAGGTTCGTTCTTGGCTTCATTCTTGTTAGGTTGGGTTGTTACTACTGGTGCTTCCACATGTTCTTACCCATTGGATACcgttagaagaagaatgatGATGACTTCCGGTCAAGCTATTAAGTACGACGGTGCCTTTGACTGTATGAGAAAGATTATCGCCGCCGAAGGTGTTTCTTCTCTATTCAAGGGTTGCGGTGCTAACATCTTGAGAGGTGTTGCCGGTGCTGGTGTTATTTCAATGTACGATCAACTACAAATGATTTTGTTCGGTAAGAAATTTAAATAA
- the RPL19B gene encoding 60S ribosomal protein eL19 has product MANLRTQKRLAASVVGVGKRKVWLDPNEASEIAQANSRNAIRKLVKNGTIVKKAVTVHSKSRTRAHAQSKREGRHSGYGKRKGTREARLPSQVVWIRRLRVLRRLLAKYRDAGKIDKHLYHVLYKESKGNAFKHKRALVEHIIQAKADAQREKALNEEAEARRLKNRAARDRRAQRVAEKRDALLKEDA; this is encoded by the exons AT GGCTAACTTACGTACTCAAAAGAGACTTGCCGCTTCTGTTGTCGGTGTTGGTAAGAGAAAGGTTTGGTTAGACCCAAACGAAGCCTCTGAAATTGCTCAAGCCAACTCCAGAAACGCCATTAGAAAATTGGTTAAGAACGGTACCATCGTTAAGAAGGCCGTTACTGTCCACTCTAAATCTAGAACCAGAGCCCACGCTCAATCCAAGAGAGAAGGTCGTCACAGTGGTTACGGTAAGAGAAAGGGTACCAGAGAAGCCCGTTTACCATCCCAAGTCGTCTGGATCAGAAGATTGCGTGTCTTGAGAAGATTATTGGCCAAGTACCGTGATGCTGGTAAGATTGACAAGCATTTGTACCATGTTTTGTACAAGGAATCCAAGGGTAACGCTTTCAAGCACAAGAGAGCTTTGGTCGAACACATTATTCAAGCTAAGGCTGATGCTCAACGTGAAAAGGCTTTGAACGAAGAAGCTGAAGCTAGAAGATTGAAGAACAGAGCTGCTCGTGACAGAAGAGCTCAAAGAGTtgctgaaaagagagatgCTTTGTTGAAGGAAGACGCTTAA
- the LSM2 gene encoding Sm-like protein LSM2, giving the protein MLFFSFFKTLVDQEVVVELKNDIEIKGTLQSVDQFLNLKLDNISCTDEKKYPHLGSVRNIFIRGSTVRYVYLNKNMVDTNLLQDATRREVMTERK; this is encoded by the exons atgctcttcttctcctttttcaagactCTTGTAGACCAAGAAGTGGTCGTAGAG CTAAAAAACGACATTGAAATAAAAGGTACACTGCAATCTGTAGACCAGTTCTTAAACCTGAAACTAGATAATATATCATGCACAGATGAGAAGAAATATCCGCATTTAGGTTCCGTAAGGAATATCTTCATAAGAGGTTCCACAGTTAGATATGTCTACCTCAATAAGAACATGGTGGATACGAATTTACTGCAAGACGCCACCAGAAGGGAGGTAATGACCGAAAGAAAGTGA
- the RRN10 gene encoding Rrn10p: MDRNVYEACSNIIKEFGTHTVSADEVLAEKIDNVVPIPFKTREDLNTDAEKDRNEGVFEGNIVPDIDLRVVHYYATQLCLSKYPHLINAFDETSLVTLGLLIEKWVKDYLICTNTEDTSQNKTIGKGPCEFISKHIDYRHAPGNI, translated from the coding sequence ATGGATAGAAATGTATATGAAGCATGCAGTAATATAATAAAGGAATTTGGAACGCATACAGTGAGTGCAGATGAAGTACTCGcagaaaaaatagataacGTGGTCCCTATACCATTCAAAACAAGAGAAGATTTGAATACTGATGCAGAGAAAGATAGAAACGAAGGTGTCTTTGAGGGCAATATCGTTCCCGATATCGACTTACGCGTGGTACACTACTACGCCACACAGTTGTGTCTAAGTAAGTACCCACATTTAATCAACGCCTTTGATGAAACAAGTCTTGTCACATTGGGCTTGCTTATTGAGAAGTGGGTAAAAGATTATCTTATTTGCACCAATACAGAAGACACTAGTCAAAATAAAACCATCGGAAAGGGACCATGCGAATTTATATCAAAGCACATCGATTATAGACACGCCCCAGGTAACATTTGA